The sequence ACGCCAATGACCAGATTGGCTGCCATGTTTCTATGAGACTGCCCCatggcagctgtggctacacatgtagtttaccatcaccaagtacgAATGAGACTGAATGAATAACCATTGGAACCATTGAGAGAGCTTTGAGTGCACAAAAAAGcacaatataaatgtaatccattatAACATTTGTAACTTGTTAGCTAAACTGACCAGTTTCACTAAAACACATAGCATGACAACATTGACATGGTTCcataatgtcattattttcaaCTCTAAATTCTTAGCCAGATTATGTAGAACAGAATACAGTGTTGATCATTCACAGCAGAATGTAGAACGACACACCAGTATTAGTtctcaacaaaacattttttttatctgtatgGAAACGTGAGTCAGTGGACAgcttccatattttttttcagaaatgaaaatgttaaagttctatattattattattactattattaaagCAGGGTTCCAGTGTCACTGTCTCACAAACTGCAGACCTGCAACTGCAGAGATGGTGTGCAGCATTATTATATCACGTTTAGCTCTTAACTGAAagaatttaaatacatttgattttATCTATTAGAATAATTTATATCttgttcaaatttaaaaagtgaccattttaatatgatttgtTTTCACTGACTCAAACATCACCTACTGGAGTCTAGTTTTATCTTTACTTCACttttaacaaaataacaaaaaacaccGTTTATTCAgacgatatatatatatatatatatatatatatatatatatatatatatatatatatatatatatatatatatatatatatatttccgcacctacatatttgaataagcttacTTGAAAACCTCAGTCACAATTttaaactccacccactacctgtcaatcaagcgcccaaccaatcacggcgcaactgccagaaggaatcacatgaacaatatgccGCAAGGCATCgtgcagcgaggctttttgttgcggtttcgcctttcgtccacacgacaatgcagacagAAACgccggccaaagtgaagttttttgaaaatgccgggtatgcgttgttgtgtggacgttGTAACCGAAACTGTTTCTGTCCGGGGGGGTGTCTGCGtgacgaaaaccactgtgaggttagtgtgtgtgacccgtgtttaCATGTACACCCAGAATGGACGAAGTTAAAAccgctattttctgacgtataacagctccacgtagAAGACGAtgaacatgcttgacagttggatattttgtttgtgtgtttctttctttataagtcatacaatttatccatttatccattcattcattcattcattcattcacgttcctcgcggacaccagttctgggtcagaccaggataCGCCGCTGCTGGTGGGAGACCTCTGACGGATTCAGGGATACAGTACCCTATAAATGTATGTCTATCAATGCCTGTTAATGTAAATTAAAGCGTGTTCTTGCAGTGCTACTAAAACTGAATATTGTTTCTTATACACAATGtcaacatgtattttatttttattttgcattgctTTATTGTGTAACAAAATTGAACCTGCCTTAACATTGCACTGTATTATCTCAAGGCCATTTTAGAAGGTCATACTGTTGAATTAGAAACTAGCGGGAActcgtggaaattccacgatgaAACAATACTATCAGACTTCACACCaaacatattaaaacaaatgtactgGTATTATACACCAAGCACACTCAACATACTGTCGTCAAAAATCAATGgagatttgccaacacaaagtcaccacgttgatttttgactatgttgggtgcACTTGATTTAtgataccaatacatttgttttcatatgtttggtatgaagtctgatattactgTTCTATCTTGGAATTTCCATAGGTTCCCGCTAGTACAGTATTAACTATTCAGAACACATGCCACATTTTTAACAATatatgtttttcaaaaatgaaagttGTTTAGAACTGTTCACAACATGTAAAATACAACAACAGATTAGATATGATtgtgttggtaaaaaaaattaatgccaCAATTTGGCAATTTCATTCAGTTCTGATTAGATTTGATCTTAGCGAATTGCACTCATGACTTATGGCACTGCCATAGACTGACAACCCCTGAAAGTGATGACGATGACGTTATGATGAAGGTTGTCATTTTGCTTGGGTTTGAAAGTAGAGACGTTTACGGAGGGAGTTAAAGGAACCAGGAATTTGCTTGTAGAGACCTTTTGCTGAATTTTGGGAGACTTCATGGTTAACCTTGAAATAGAAGAGACAATAATCACGTTTACATTAAGGATCTAAACTCTAAATGCTCAAAGGCAATTATTAAACTCCAAGCTAATTTGGCTGATATGACAAGAAAAGCTCACAATCATCAGTATGGTGCTCAAGTCACAGGTATCAGCATTTTCCTTCAGAACACGATCAAGTGTCTCAACATACCAGGAACCAGACTGGGTGTCTCTCCACGAAACATAACCTGAAATCATGTGGTCAAAGCGGAATTAGGAAGACCAACACAATAGTCATATTTATACATGTGACACACCCTTACCTGGAAAGGTAGAATAGGACACCAGGATATCACACGGTGTGGGTAGCGTGACTCTGGCATCAGGTTCATCAGACATGCTGAGTGAGTCACTGCTGGATGACGTTGGAATAGCATCAGTCTCATCATCTGCTCCACCCATGGATGGTTCAAACTCACCAGGAGACACCTCCACGCCTGTGTCTTTCTCATCTGAGGGGCAAAAATACTCTTCTCTGTGAAAGTAATTTAAGTCTATGCGACTTTTAAATGCTGTTggttttaaacacacattttacattgaATTATTAAACATTGTGGTCAGTATTACGTGCCTCCTCCACAGGCCtggatgaaaaaaagttttggtttgCCCTGTAACGATGGACAATGCCGGCCATTGAGGTAATTCGTAATGTGTTGGACTGGGACAGGCAGTCCATCTACACCATACACAGCACCAGGGAAGCGGCTGTGACTcgcctgtaaaaaaaaaacaaaaaaatgacaaaggcTCATTGGGTTTTAGATGTCACCTGAAGTCCAGACAGAGGTTGTGActgcatttttttctctgccACAGGGCAGAGAACATCCAATGCCATTTCAGCAGTTGACAGTATAATGATAATCAAGATACTACCAAGTGCAGGACATAGCTCACCTCAGTCCCATGAGACAGCATGATGACCACACAGCAATCATACTGTGAATGGTCTGTCTTAGATAACACTGACAGCTCATGTTTGATTTGCTGTAATGCAAAGTTGACTTTCAGTTGTACAATCACAAGCTTTTAAAACTTAGTTTACATTTTTGGATATGAATAAATTATCCTTACTTTTTGTCTCAGGTTTGTCTTAACTTCCACAGTAAAGTTGAGAGCTTTGAATCTACTCTCCATCTTGTCACAGTCTATGTTTGACCCTCTGCGATTGTCCAGATTGCTCTGAGTTTCAAACTCCATGTTGTTTATGATGAGGCAAAGTCCACATGGGTTGGCATCCATTTTataacactgaaacacacagaaaagaatGAGTAGATGTAAGGAAgccattgttgtttttttatatcgcattttgtctttttattggtTCAAAACTGTATAAGAAATGACACTCACTGGAAAGTCACATGGATATTTGCTTTGAGTTCCCACTACAATGTCCTTCTTTTCAGGTGCTGTGATATAAGTGTAAAGTCATGTTAAGCAtcaaaaaatttacaaaacttTTACCAATATGTAAATTAATAGTTTACTTTACATGGAGTGAGAGTAGGATTTAATCTATCTCCCAGAGAAACATGGTcatattttctgtctgtgtccaCACCTGCTGGCAGAGATGCTTCAAAGGCTGAAATCAATAACACAAATATGATAAATGACCGTATTGTGTTCTCTATTACAAGACCAGACCAAAAGGTTACAGATTATTGCAATCACAGTGTTTCTAAGCATAGTTGTCTGATCAGTTGTGTACATTATCACAAACTTACAAACATCGAGAGGATGGACAACAGGGCGACCAGCCTGAGTGGTTCTGACAGGCTGCAACTGAACGTCTGGACCTCCATTCCGTAGAAGACTTGCTAAACTCTGCTGACCTGTTTCCTGCAGGCATtccagaaataatggaaaggcTCGACTCCCACGGGTCTCTAGGTCCATTGCTAACTGCCTGGCCTGGTCGCGTCTGTTTCCAGATCTCTGATCAGAAACAAGCGAATACGTAGATGTTGTGTCAGGATCAGACTACACTATTAACCTATAACAGATAATCAACCTAAATCTCTATATCGGGACCCATGCAGCCGTCGTACCGTTATCGTCTCAATCATGTCTTGTGTGAATATTCCCTTTTCCAGAAGGCTATCATAGAGAATTAATGGATCCAACTGTGTCACAAGATTGATCCTATTACGACGAAGAATATTCTTGTGTATTTCCTCCATTTAACACAGACGGCTTCTTGTGAAGTCGAGACGAAGAAAACAAGCTCCAAGTATAATAATTGATAGTTATAACACATACATTTGTTACAAGTAAATAggtaatattttgaaattactCCACTGTGAAGGGCGAATGGCTATTTATTTGATCCCTATACAAATACTACAAGTTTAATTTCGGTTTCGCTTATCTCTGCGCTGTTGCATAAAACATTTCCTTGTTTACACATCCTTGCTTGTGATTGGTGCATCAGGACAGGGTGCGTTTGATTCTAAAAGCTACAGCGCGGCGCTGCCGCCCGGTTAACCTAACCCACTTCGATACGTTCATCCGGAACATCGCTACGCGCAGGACAATAatcgaacacacacaaaagaatcaTCGGGCGTCACCAATTCCTGGCCTCCTCCCCTCTGTTGCTTAGCAGTTTGACAGCTCGTCCAGCATGGAGGGAGTACGAGATGCCACTTCAGACATCCTTTTTTAtgtgttatatttatattacattacattacattattagAAGAAAATAACCTTCACTGAATATGCGGTGCAATACCAGCTGACTGCGCCAATTTGAGGTGACGAGTCGTGTTTAGAGATCCGAGAGCTACTGCAGCAGTGCAACCAACCAAATTTACTATCTTACATTATGTTACTGCAGGATCTGATAATATACACGGTTTACGTGTAATCTTTGCATCATTTCAAGTGTGAGTTTTCTCAGATTTAATCTTCTTAAAATGTTATAGGTTGTTGCAATGACAGGATCAAAGATGCCTGTATTATTAGCTGCAGCGGCGTTCCTCTCAGCAGTGATGCTAACAGGAGTAAGCCATGGGTCTGAGATGGACCTGTACAAAATCTTAGGGGTAACTAGAAGTGCAAGCCAGGCTGAGATAAAGAAGGTCTACAAGCGTCTCGCAAAGGAATGGTAAATATATTCATATGACTTTGATCTATTGTTAGTCAACCTCAGTTTGTAATTCTAAGGAGCATCCTCTGTTCAAGGCATCCTGACAAGAACAAAAGTCCAGGTGCTGAGGACATGTTTATCAAGATTACCAAATCTTATGAGGttagtggggtttttttgtgtgtgtgaattcctCAACATGTTTTGCAGCACAACCTTTAAACAGCTATATTACTTTTAAACTGCTATATTAATATTCATTCTGCCACAAATGTAGATCCTATCCAGTGAAAACAAACGTACCAATTATGATCGTTATGGGCAGACAGATGACAGCCAGCCATACAGCAGTGGACGCTACAGTCATCGCCATGACAGCTTTTACTTTGACGAGtcctttttcagctttcacTTCGACAGCAAGAACCACAGGGACtttgcagacaggaagtacatATTGCACTTTAACCAGTACGTCAGTGATGTGGTACCTGACAGCTACAAGAGGCCATACCTGATCAAGATCACCTCTGACTGGTGCTTCAGCTGTATCCATATTGAGCCTGTCTGGAAGGAGGTGGTGCAGGAAATGGAGACACTaggtttgaaataaaataatgaatcattTACAAATTACCTAGCTATTCTGTCGTTTATTAAATGTATACAAAGAGTTGAAAAGGTTGCTATGCAAATGtttgtggatatcctgacttTGCAGGAATTGGAATAGGTGTGGTGGATGTTGGCTATGAGAGACGTTTAGCCAATCACCTGGGTGCCCATCGAACACCATCAATACTCGGAGTAATTAATGGAAAAGTGACTTTTTTCCATTATGCTGTAGCAAAGGAGCACCTGAAGCAATTTATAGAAGACCTTCTTCCCCAGAGACTTGTGGAGCGGGTACATTTTTACTTGTCTCTTGATAAATGCTACAAATTGACTTAAGGAAAAGCTAAAGCCAAATGTAGCATTGGTTGCAAAATGTATAGAGCATCTATAGAATAGGGATTTATTTCAAAAAGATTGAATCATTGAGCATGTTTTCTATTTCAGGTCACCGACAAGAATGGCTTCGAGTTCTTGAACAGCTGGCATGAACTCAACAAGCCAAATGTACTTCTGTTTGACCAAGTGCCTGTAGTACCTCTTCTTTACAAAGTAGGCTTttgcgttaattttttttaatgtaaagtgTACCTGAGGTGCCACTGACATCAGTTGCATcaccataaaaataattttgatatgTTATGTCTGCATCTTCATAGCTCACAGCTTTTGCTTATAAAGACTACTTGCAGTTTGGCTATGTGGATCAAGGTCTTTCAGAGACCTCCAGTCTGCAAAAACAGTTTAACATCAACACTTATGCTCCGACCATGCTGGTTTTCAAAGAGAATATTGACAAGCCTGCTGATATTATACAGGTAAATTAGAGCAGCAGTAAGTTTGTGTAAAAAAGTAGTTCAGCTTGCACTTGTGTTTGCTTCACTCATTCTATAATTctatgtggggttttttttttcagaccaaaGGATTGAAAAAGCTAATCATTGATGAGTTCATGTCAAACAATAAATGTCTGCTTGTGCCACGGCTGGTAAACCAGAAGTTCTTTGACGAACTCTGTCCCGTCAAACAGTTTCATAGGCGCAGAAAGTAAGATGATCTCTCAGTTTATTGTCTGTTTGTGGATTGTTAGTTAATAAACTTGCTGTAGTGAATTTGTGACTCTTTCCTCAGATACTGCGTCCTGCTGATCACAGGTGATGAAGAGTCCTTTTCTTTTGGGAAACATGAGTTTTTCTCATTTGCATCTACCAATTCTAAAGATGTTATACGGTTTGCCTATGTGTACCAACGGTTACAGCAACCTCTCTGTGATATTTTCATGCGGTACAAAGACAATGCACTGCCACCTACACAGGTATGCTCATGTCCAACTCAAGAGCTACAAATTATTATCTCTGTCTGTGAGAGTCTTTACTGCTatagaccaggggtgtcaaactcattttcaccaagggccacatcagcataacggctgtaatcaaagggccatatgttatttataaatgtaactaaatgtaacgtgtaactactccttaatgtcaAATAACTCTGATTTTCACTCTGACCTTTCATACTCTCGCGGGCCacgtaaaatgatgtggagggccacatttggccttgagtttgacacat is a genomic window of Antennarius striatus isolate MH-2024 chromosome 2, ASM4005453v1, whole genome shotgun sequence containing:
- the casp9 gene encoding caspase-9; this translates as MEEIHKNILRRNRINLVTQLDPLILYDSLLEKGIFTQDMIETITRSGNRRDQARQLAMDLETRGSRAFPLFLECLQETGQQSLASLLRNGGPDVQLQPVRTTQAGRPVVHPLDVSFEASLPAGVDTDRKYDHVSLGDRLNPTLTPSPEKKDIVVGTQSKYPCDFPCYKMDANPCGLCLIINNMEFETQSNLDNRRGSNIDCDKMESRFKALNFTVEVKTNLRQKQIKHELSVLSKTDHSQYDCCVVIMLSHGTEASHSRFPGAVYGVDGLPVPVQHITNYLNGRHCPSLQGKPKLFFIQACGGDEKDTGVEVSPGEFEPSMGGADDETDAIPTSSSSDSLSMSDEPDARVTLPTPCDILVSYSTFPGYVSWRDTQSGSWYVETLDRVLKENADTCDLSTILMIVNHEVSQNSAKGLYKQIPGSFNSLRKRLYFQTQAK
- the LOC137607540 gene encoding dnaJ homolog subfamily C member 16-like isoform X1, yielding MTGSKMPVLLAAAAFLSAVMLTGVSHGSEMDLYKILGVTRSASQAEIKKVYKRLAKEWHPDKNKSPGAEDMFIKITKSYEILSSENKRTNYDRYGQTDDSQPYSSGRYSHRHDSFYFDESFFSFHFDSKNHRDFADRKYILHFNQYVSDVVPDSYKRPYLIKITSDWCFSCIHIEPVWKEVVQEMETLGIGIGVVDVGYERRLANHLGAHRTPSILGVINGKVTFFHYAVAKEHLKQFIEDLLPQRLVERVTDKNGFEFLNSWHELNKPNVLLFDQVPVVPLLYKLTAFAYKDYLQFGYVDQGLSETSSLQKQFNINTYAPTMLVFKENIDKPADIIQTKGLKKLIIDEFMSNNKCLLVPRLVNQKFFDELCPVKQFHRRRKYCVLLITGDEESFSFGKHEFFSFASTNSKDVIRFAYVYQRLQQPLCDIFMRYKDNALPPTQVVMLERRNAGGKVLFKPVTAWNGSDENKQHLLEELEHLQRDPSILIYDAVLPDLNNEFASVFVIRWIYATYDYLSDITDDILHNNWREMMPLLSLIFSALFILFGTVVIQAFSDSSDDNQSKLRAKDFTKAENGSAGIGITSSRLPKNNFVEVTELTDITYTSNLVKLRPGHMNIVLVLTDASKNILLSKFAKEVYSFTGSLTLHYSFLNIDKHSEWMNTLLGHVQDAIQTDANEGSGGNDKTDYTGYVLALNGHKKYLCLFKPVYTGEDLNIKSFEDKGGPTGGRLRSTSHDDYLLWKSSRTRNISTLQMHHKLDRLGLWMERLIEGTLPRCYIPAWPGLDKITPSKKMEVYQRRT
- the LOC137607540 gene encoding dnaJ homolog subfamily C member 16-like isoform X4, encoding MTGSKMPVLLAAAAFLSAVMLTGVSHGSEMDLYKILGVTRSASQAEIKKVYKRLAKEWHPDKNKSPGAEDMFIKITKSYEILSSENKRTNYDRYGQTDDSQPYSSGRYSHRHDSFYFDESFFSFHFDSKNHRDFADRKYILHFNQYVSDVVPDSYKRPYLIKITSDWCFSCIHIEPVWKEVVQEMETLGIGIGVVDVGYERRLANHLGAHRTPSILGVINGKVTFFHYAVAKEHLKQFIEDLLPQRLVERVTDKNGFEFLNSWHELNKPNVLLFDQVPVVPLLYKLTAFAYKDYLQFGYVDQGLSETSSLQKQFNINTYAPTMLVFKENIDKPADIIQTKGLKKLIIDEFMSNNKCLLVPRLVNQKFFDELCPVKQFHRRRKYCVLLITGDEESFSFGKHEFFSFASTNSKDVIRFAYVYQRLQQPLCDIFMRYKDNALPPTQVVMLERRNAGGKVLFKPVTAWNGSDENKQHLLEELEHLQRDPSILIYDAVLPDLNNEFASVFVIRWIYATYDYLSDITDDILHNNCDSSDDNQSKLRAKDFTKAENGRLPKNNFVEVTELTDITYTSNLVKLRPGHMNIVLVLTDASKNILLSKFAKEVYSFTGSLTLHYSFLNIDKHSEWMNTLLGHVQDAIQTDANEGSGGNDKTDYTGYVLALNGHKKYLCLFKPVYTGEDLNIKSFEDKGGPTGGRLRSTSHDDYLLWKSSRTRNISTLQMHHKLDRLGLWMERLIEGTLPRCYIPAWPGLDKITPSKKMEVYQRRT
- the LOC137607540 gene encoding dnaJ homolog subfamily C member 16-like isoform X2; the encoded protein is MTGSKMPVLLAAAAFLSAVMLTGVSHGSEMDLYKILGVTRSASQAEIKKVYKRLAKEWHPDKNKSPGAEDMFIKITKSYEILSSENKRTNYDRYGQTDDSQPYSSGRYSHRHDSFYFDESFFSFHFDSKNHRDFADRKYILHFNQYVSDVVPDSYKRPYLIKITSDWCFSCIHIEPVWKEVVQEMETLGIGIGVVDVGYERRLANHLGAHRTPSILGVINGKVTFFHYAVAKEHLKQFIEDLLPQRLVERVTDKNGFEFLNSWHELNKPNVLLFDQVPVVPLLYKLTAFAYKDYLQFGYVDQGLSETSSLQKQFNINTYAPTMLVFKENIDKPADIIQTKGLKKLIIDEFMSNNKCLLVPRLVNQKFFDELCPVKQFHRRRKYCVLLITGDEESFSFGKHEFFSFASTNSKDVIRFAYVYQRLQQPLCDIFMRYKDNALPPTQVVMLERRNAGGKVLFKPVTAWNGSDENKQHLLEELEHLQRDPSILIYDAVLPDLNNEFASVFVIRWIYATYDYLSDITDDILHNNWREMMPLLSLIFSALFILFGTVVIQAFSDSSDDNQSKLRAKDFTKAENGRLPKNNFVEVTELTDITYTSNLVKLRPGHMNIVLVLTDASKNILLSKFAKEVYSFTGSLTLHYSFLNIDKHSEWMNTLLGHVQDAIQTDANEGSGGNDKTDYTGYVLALNGHKKYLCLFKPVYTGEDLNIKSFEDKGGPTGGRLRSTSHDDYLLWKSSRTRNISTLQMHHKLDRLGLWMERLIEGTLPRCYIPAWPGLDKITPSKKMEVYQRRT
- the LOC137607540 gene encoding dnaJ homolog subfamily C member 16-like isoform X3, coding for MTGSKMPVLLAAAAFLSAVMLTGVSHGSEMDLYKILGVTRSASQAEIKKVYKRLAKEWHPDKNKSPGAEDMFIKITKSYEILSSENKRTNYDRYGQTDDSQPYSSGRYSHRHDSFYFDESFFSFHFDSKNHRDFADRKYILHFNQYVSDVVPDSYKRPYLIKITSDWCFSCIHIEPVWKEVVQEMETLGIGIGVVDVGYERRLANHLGAHRTPSILGVINGKVTFFHYAVAKEHLKQFIEDLLPQRLVERVTDKNGFEFLNSWHELNKPNVLLFDQVPVVPLLYKLTAFAYKDYLQFGYVDQGLSETSSLQKQFNINTYAPTMLVFKENIDKPADIIQTKGLKKLIIDEFMSNNKCLLVPRLVNQKFFDELCPVKQFHRRRKYCVLLITGDEESFSFGKHEFFSFASTNSKDVIRFAYVYQRLQQPLCDIFMRYKDNALPPTQVVMLERRNAGGKVLFKPVTAWNGSDENKQHLLEELEHLQRDPSILIYDAVLPDLNNEFASVFVIRWIYATYDYLSDITDDILHNNCDSSDDNQSKLRAKDFTKAENGSAGIGITSSRLPKNNFVEVTELTDITYTSNLVKLRPGHMNIVLVLTDASKNILLSKFAKEVYSFTGSLTLHYSFLNIDKHSEWMNTLLGHVQDAIQTDANEGSGGNDKTDYTGYVLALNGHKKYLCLFKPVYTGEDLNIKSFEDKGGPTGGRLRSTSHDDYLLWKSSRTRNISTLQMHHKLDRLGLWMERLIEGTLPRCYIPAWPGLDKITPSKKMEVYQRRT